The sequence below is a genomic window from Acidobacteriota bacterium.
TATGTTTGAGCACTTCCAGGCATAGCCGCGCCGTCTCGAGGGGGACACGAGTTGCCTCGCAGGTCGCTCTTTCAATGGCCTCGCTTCTGGCTTTTTTCTCGGCGTCCGTGCCTTTTGGCATCCGGTAGGATGCCATCACATTGTTAAAGGCTTCGGCATCCTTCTCTATGAGAGAAAAGCACTCAATTTTCAGCTCTGCCGCTTTTCCCCTGACGCCGATCAATTCTTCCTCGTATTTCTTGAACTTCTCCTTGCCTATGGTCAACCCGCAAACCATTTCCAAAAGAGAAGCTCCGATTGCACCTGCCAGCGCCGAGATGCTCCCTCCTCCTGGTGTCGGGTTTGATGAAGACAGTTCTTCCAAGAATCCTTTTAGCGTTTTTTCGGTCATCGTTTTTCCTTCTATGAATTTCTCAGCTCCAAAACTCATTGGATGCGTTTACCGTTTTCGACGCATGCCTTGCCTTTGATTATCACGTCCGAGCAGTGGTTGATGCCGAAGTGATAGGCAAGATGGATATGGCTGGGGATGTCCATGATGAGGATGTCCGCATCCTTACCTACTTCTAGCGAGCCGATTCTATCGGCTCGCCCGAGGGCTGCAGCCCCATTCAACGTGGCCATCGTTAACGCCTCATCCACGGAGATGTCCATCATGAAGACAGATAGCTGGATGATCTGAAGCATCGATTCAGTCATGCTGCTTCCTGGATTAAAGTCCGTTGAGATGGCGAGAGCCATCCCTGCAGAAAGCATCTTTCTTGCTGGTGCATAACTCTTCTTCAGCAGGAAATAGACGGAGCCAGGCAAAAGGACTCCCACGGTTCCTGACCTCGCCAGCTTATCGATATCGTCATCCGAGATGTTCTCAAGGTGATCGGCTGAAGCGGCGCCGAACTCTGCGGCAAGAGTGGAGCCCCCGGAAGAGGAGAACTGATCGGCATGCACCTTTATCTTCAAGCCAAACGATTTCGCTGCCGTTATGATCCTCCTGCTCTCATCCAATGAAAAGCCATGCTCATCACAAAAAACGTCGCAGAACTCCGCCAATCTTCCTTCCACTACTTCGGGAATCATCTTCTCGATGATCAGCGAGACGTAGCATTCCCTGTCATTCTTGTATTCTCCAGGGATTGTATGCGCCCCGAGCAAAGTTGGAATGACTCTGACAGGATGTTTCCGTGCAGCTTTCCGGATCGCTTCGAGCTGCTTCATCTCGTCTTTCAATGTCAGCCCGTAACCGCTTTTCGCCTCACAGGTCGTCGTGCCATGGAGAAGCATCCTGTCCAGACGCCGCAGCGAAAGTGCGGCAAGCTTTTCCAATGATGCTTCTCTCGTTCTCTTCACCGTGTTCCATATTCCGCCACCGACTCTCGCAATCTCCTCGTAGGTGGCACCGGAAACCCTGAGAAGGAATTCTTCATCCCTGAACCCTGCGAATGGAAGATGGGTGTGGCAATCGACGAATCCGGGGATGATTGTCCCTCCGCTCGCATCGATGACCTTTGCATCCGGCGTCAGGGAGCATTCCTTCCTGAATTGTCCCATGCTACCGACAAAAACAATCCTTCCCTCATGTGCCGCAACAGCCGCATCCTGGATGATCTTCAATCTTCCCGTATCTTTTCCAGATGCCGCTTTGAATCCTGAAGGGGTCGCCAATTCAGAAGCATTGATGATGGCAAGGTCCGCGTTTTTCATTCCTCCTCGTTGTTCTTTCTCCTCCTTATGAACCTCAGCCTGTCCTTCCATTCACCCTCTTCTTTCTTCGAATCGAGGAGGCTCAGGTGGCTCTCGAGCAGGTCCCGGATCTGTCGATCGAAGGAATCGCGCTCAAGCCTCAGCGTTAAGATCTCCTTTTCCAGGCTCTCCACCTGCATCTGAGCCTGATCGAGGAGTTTCTCCGCCTTGATCCTCGCCTCCTTGAGGATCAATTCCTCTTCCTGCTTGGTCTTGTTCTTCATGTCCTCATAAAACCTCTGGGCGGAGTAAATCATCTCCTGAAGGTTCTTCTCCCGCGAGCGATAATCGTCCACCATGCTTCTCAG
It includes:
- a CDS encoding DivIVA domain-containing protein; its protein translation is MKLTPMDIEHHKFHRELRGLKREEVEDFLRTVAQELQNLIAENGRLKDEIFALRSMVDDYRSREKNLQEMIYSAQRFYEDMKNKTKQEEELILKEARIKAEKLLDQAQMQVESLEKEILTLRLERDSFDRQIRDLLESHLSLLDSKKEEGEWKDRLRFIRRRKNNEEE
- the hutI gene encoding imidazolonepropionase, which codes for MKNADLAIINASELATPSGFKAASGKDTGRLKIIQDAAVAAHEGRIVFVGSMGQFRKECSLTPDAKVIDASGGTIIPGFVDCHTHLPFAGFRDEEFLLRVSGATYEEIARVGGGIWNTVKRTREASLEKLAALSLRRLDRMLLHGTTTCEAKSGYGLTLKDEMKQLEAIRKAARKHPVRVIPTLLGAHTIPGEYKNDRECYVSLIIEKMIPEVVEGRLAEFCDVFCDEHGFSLDESRRIITAAKSFGLKIKVHADQFSSSGGSTLAAEFGAASADHLENISDDDIDKLARSGTVGVLLPGSVYFLLKKSYAPARKMLSAGMALAISTDFNPGSSMTESMLQIIQLSVFMMDISVDEALTMATLNGAAALGRADRIGSLEVGKDADILIMDIPSHIHLAYHFGINHCSDVIIKGKACVENGKRIQ
- a CDS encoding cyclodeaminase/cyclohydrolase family protein — translated: MTEKTLKGFLEELSSSNPTPGGGSISALAGAIGASLLEMVCGLTIGKEKFKKYEEELIGVRGKAAELKIECFSLIEKDAEAFNNVMASYRMPKGTDAEKKARSEAIERATCEATRVPLETARLCLEVLKHISSSIAKVNPNAISDIGVGALLAQSGIEGAALNVIINVPSIQDQLFREESEKKIMAVRNKGKALKEDILNQVEEMIKGSLE